From Pantoea sp. Ep11b, the proteins below share one genomic window:
- a CDS encoding GMC family oxidoreductase, which produces MNKQTSPDVVVIGAGVNGSLLATRLAKAGKRVLLLESGPRVGRDELVERFRASAFKSDFMSPYPFSPLAPQPRYTPVPNDYLHQAGPHPFAAQYIRIFGGTSWHWAAQLWRFVPNDFRQHSLYGVGKDWPIGYQDLEEYYYQAEAIAGVGGSPDNGSPRSKPFPMERVPASWLQQRVTARLAPEFTVLDDCTGRNSRSFDGRPACCGNNNCMPVCPIDAQYHGGLAAQQAENSGVQVITEAVVYQLEHDAQGRITAARYYDWNKVSHRVTAETFVLAANAIETPKLLLMSASDTFPQGIANARDNVGRNLCDHPAISVTFDVDEEIWPGRGPVSPCSIGQFRDGDFRREHSPFRIDISNASQVAAVTKEVLAEGYFGKKLQDEIRFRAARRLSIKNALEQLPDPDNRVTLSGNKDALGLPTPSLYWNIDDYVVRGTARTRECYDAIAKRLGATNIRHSKSGKFSNRQHITGTLSMGRDPATSVTDEWGRAHDHQNLFMVGTGVMPTVGTCNVTLTAMALALRTADKILQETQHG; this is translated from the coding sequence ATGAATAAACAAACTTCTCCCGACGTGGTCGTGATTGGCGCGGGCGTCAACGGTTCGCTGCTGGCCACGCGACTGGCTAAAGCCGGTAAGCGCGTACTGTTACTGGAGTCCGGCCCCAGAGTCGGCCGCGACGAGCTGGTTGAACGGTTTCGCGCCTCCGCGTTCAAGTCGGACTTTATGTCGCCGTATCCGTTTTCACCGCTGGCCCCGCAGCCACGTTACACGCCAGTGCCCAATGATTATCTGCATCAGGCGGGCCCGCATCCGTTTGCCGCGCAATATATCCGCATCTTTGGTGGCACAAGCTGGCACTGGGCGGCGCAGCTCTGGCGCTTCGTGCCCAACGATTTCCGTCAGCACAGCCTGTATGGCGTCGGCAAAGACTGGCCGATCGGCTATCAGGATCTGGAAGAGTACTACTACCAGGCCGAGGCGATCGCGGGTGTGGGCGGCTCACCGGACAACGGTTCGCCCCGCAGCAAGCCGTTTCCGATGGAGCGCGTTCCGGCTTCCTGGCTGCAGCAGCGGGTGACGGCGCGTCTGGCCCCCGAATTTACGGTGCTGGATGACTGCACCGGGCGAAACAGCCGAAGCTTCGACGGCCGTCCCGCCTGCTGCGGCAACAATAATTGTATGCCGGTTTGTCCGATCGACGCCCAGTATCACGGCGGACTTGCGGCTCAGCAGGCTGAAAACAGCGGGGTGCAGGTCATCACCGAAGCCGTGGTTTATCAGCTGGAGCATGATGCGCAGGGGCGGATCACGGCTGCCCGCTATTACGACTGGAACAAAGTCAGCCATCGGGTGACGGCAGAGACCTTTGTGCTGGCCGCCAACGCGATCGAAACCCCGAAGCTGCTGCTGATGTCCGCCAGCGACACATTCCCGCAGGGTATCGCCAACGCCCGTGACAACGTGGGCCGCAACCTCTGCGATCACCCGGCGATAAGCGTCACTTTCGATGTGGATGAGGAGATCTGGCCGGGCCGTGGGCCGGTCAGCCCGTGCTCGATAGGCCAGTTCCGCGATGGCGATTTCCGGCGCGAGCACTCGCCGTTCCGCATCGATATCTCTAACGCGTCGCAGGTCGCTGCGGTAACTAAGGAGGTACTGGCAGAGGGCTACTTCGGTAAAAAACTGCAGGATGAAATCCGCTTCCGCGCCGCCCGGCGTCTCAGCATTAAAAATGCGCTGGAGCAGTTACCCGATCCCGATAACCGCGTCACCCTGAGCGGCAATAAAGATGCGCTGGGTCTGCCGACGCCGTCGCTTTACTGGAATATCGATGATTACGTGGTCAGAGGCACGGCCAGAACGCGGGAGTGTTACGACGCTATCGCGAAACGGCTGGGTGCGACCAATATCCGGCACAGCAAGAGCGGCAAATTCTCCAACCGTCAGCATATTACCGGCACGCTCTCGATGGGCCGGGACCCGGCGACCAGCGTGACCGATGAATGGGGGCGGGCGCACGACCATCAGAATCTGTTTATGGTCGGCACCGGCGTGATGCCGACGGTCGGCACCTGCAATGTCACGCTGACGGCGATGGCACTGGCGCTGCGCACGGCAGACAAAATCCTGCAGGAGACGCAACATGGTTAA
- a CDS encoding cytochrome c: MVKFWHALLTAGTLLVAPAQAQSADQSELIRRGEYLAIAGDCGACHTEEGKAPFSGGHAIVSPLGTIFSTNITPSKQAGIGHYTEAEFAAALRKGIRADGSRLYPAMPYTAYARLNDEDILALYAYFMQGVKPVDERPPQTALPFPFNLRISMAAWDLLFAGDKVYQPDPTQSAAWNRGAYLVQGLAHCSTCHTPRNLLMAEQQHKLLKGASLGTWYAPDITAPALQANPHWTQQMLAEYLLTGHAANGATAGGPMREAIDKSFSRMTDEDRQAIATYLLPADAVIPKTPDVRGLRPVTGDDLPPTLATISQGEQIYRDNCASCHNLSGQGQNGLPALQNHPVLNKPVADNVAMAILDGVWPEKGQGMIGFAGSLDDEQIAAVTNYVMQDMGHSQVQITPERVSALRAGGDTSPLKLLARIGMGAAVVALILIAFWLRKRRAAKI, translated from the coding sequence ATGGTTAAGTTCTGGCACGCTTTACTGACCGCAGGCACCTTACTGGTCGCCCCGGCCCAGGCGCAGTCGGCCGATCAGAGTGAGTTGATCCGGCGCGGTGAGTATCTGGCGATAGCGGGCGACTGCGGCGCCTGCCATACAGAGGAGGGCAAAGCGCCTTTCAGCGGCGGTCACGCCATTGTCAGCCCGCTCGGCACCATCTTCAGCACCAATATCACGCCGTCGAAACAGGCCGGTATTGGTCATTATACGGAAGCAGAGTTCGCGGCGGCGCTGCGGAAAGGGATTCGGGCCGACGGCAGCCGTCTCTATCCCGCGATGCCTTACACCGCCTACGCCAGGCTTAACGATGAGGATATCCTGGCGCTCTACGCCTACTTTATGCAGGGCGTAAAACCGGTGGATGAGCGGCCGCCGCAGACGGCGCTGCCATTCCCGTTTAATCTGCGCATCAGTATGGCGGCCTGGGATCTGCTGTTCGCCGGTGATAAGGTTTATCAGCCCGATCCCACGCAGAGTGCGGCCTGGAACCGCGGTGCCTATCTGGTTCAGGGGCTGGCGCACTGCAGCACCTGTCATACGCCGCGCAATCTGCTGATGGCGGAACAGCAGCATAAGTTGCTGAAGGGAGCGTCGCTCGGCACCTGGTACGCGCCGGATATTACGGCACCGGCCCTGCAGGCGAACCCACACTGGACGCAGCAGATGCTGGCTGAGTATCTGTTGACCGGTCATGCGGCCAACGGCGCCACGGCAGGCGGCCCGATGCGGGAAGCGATCGACAAAAGCTTCTCGCGCATGACGGATGAGGATCGTCAGGCGATCGCCACATATCTGCTGCCCGCCGACGCTGTCATCCCGAAAACCCCGGACGTCAGGGGATTGCGGCCGGTCACCGGTGACGATCTGCCGCCGACGCTGGCGACGATCAGCCAGGGTGAACAGATCTATCGGGATAACTGCGCGTCCTGCCATAACTTATCGGGCCAGGGACAGAACGGGCTGCCGGCACTGCAGAATCATCCCGTGCTGAATAAGCCTGTGGCGGATAACGTGGCGATGGCCATTCTGGATGGCGTCTGGCCGGAAAAAGGTCAGGGCATGATCGGGTTTGCCGGTTCACTGGACGACGAGCAAATCGCGGCCGTGACCAACTACGTGATGCAGGATATGGGTCACAGTCAGGTGCAAATCACGCCGGAGAGAGTCAGCGCGCTGCGCGCTGGCGGTGACACGTCGCCGCTGAAACTCCTGGCGCGTATCGGCATGGGTGCAGCGGTGGTTGCGCTGATTCTGATCGCGTTCTGGTTACGGAAAAGACGCGCAGCAAAAATCTGA
- a CDS encoding type II toxin-antitoxin system MqsA family antitoxin — translation MKCPGCEGEAFVYATRDVSLNTGNPADVVPDVKGDHCIRCGAVIMTAGTAGQYPEKAEALENGGIPVR, via the coding sequence ATGAAATGTCCGGGATGTGAAGGAGAGGCGTTCGTTTACGCCACGCGTGATGTCAGCCTGAATACGGGCAATCCGGCAGATGTGGTACCGGATGTGAAGGGCGATCACTGCATCCGCTGCGGGGCGGTGATTATGACCGCCGGGACAGCCGGGCAGTATCCCGAAAAGGCTGAAGCACTGGAGAATGGTGGCATTCCCGTCAGATAA
- a CDS encoding gamma-glutamylcyclotransferase family protein, translating into MKRLFVYGTLCPGRENAHILEKIGGEWLAGSVNGTYYPRGWGAAADFPGIILDENGPDVPGYLFISDQLEAHWPMLDAFEDGYDRVKVRVQTEKNQQLTAWVYQLQPPASA; encoded by the coding sequence ATGAAGCGCTTATTTGTCTATGGCACGCTCTGTCCGGGCCGCGAGAACGCCCATATCCTGGAAAAGATTGGCGGCGAATGGCTGGCCGGTTCGGTGAATGGCACTTATTACCCGCGTGGCTGGGGCGCGGCGGCTGACTTTCCCGGCATCATCCTGGACGAAAACGGCCCGGACGTGCCGGGTTACCTCTTTATCTCCGACCAGCTGGAAGCCCACTGGCCGATGCTGGACGCCTTCGAAGATGGCTATGATCGCGTAAAAGTTCGCGTGCAGACGGAGAAAAACCAGCAGCTGACCGCCTGGGTTTATCAGCTCCAGCCGCCGGCGAGCGCCTGA
- a CDS encoding FUSC family protein: MKWFTKNAVLFACKTSLAAFIALSVALILNFEKPAWALTTVFVTSQLYAASTISKSLFRLLGTLLGGTFILLIYPETVQSPVLFSLCVSLWVTVCLWLSLHDRTPKSYIFMLAGYSAAIMGFPDVDTPSAIINTVISRIEEITLGILCSTLIHRLLFPVSMHHLLGQSVNHWFLNARRLCDELISGMAKNKSLEREDILIQMAGYPLNVETLLTHCVYEGEAARNVIRLVSVQYQHLTYLLPTLTAIESRLGVLAELNIRFPPCVTDAFQQFLLWLHHDRVNDINGLREAIAATQETLEQAWRAGELATEESLLLIGLLERMANFVRIADAYENVSARAGDLYSHGDGSAIRNIREHRHIDKGLLRLSALTAFLATFLSSLFWIGSGWADGANAPLMAAIISSFFAGVDSPVTPMKLFVKGVMIALVVSLFYIAFLIPQANTLQALMICLLPGLMLLSLLIANPATNLIGLSVAIQIPGFIGLSHHYVPNLIVTLNAAISSMTGILFAVVLTALIRNKRPSWIARRAVQRGLRDLLGFTKLVERNSATLLSRQQFIARMLDRVNIILPRKRLDPVPDIVVGGYLITETWLGANCYDYYARYREVLERHGIESGQMFHELALYLKRKMKSLQLAPHQDLLEELDLLLLRLERIARQESEAVAPLIHLFNIRVSLFPHQRWPE, translated from the coding sequence ATGAAATGGTTTACCAAAAACGCGGTTTTGTTTGCCTGCAAAACCTCCCTTGCCGCGTTTATCGCACTCTCTGTCGCACTGATCCTGAACTTTGAAAAACCGGCCTGGGCGCTGACGACCGTCTTTGTCACCTCGCAGCTTTATGCCGCCTCGACCATCTCAAAATCGCTGTTTCGGCTGCTGGGCACGCTGCTGGGCGGCACCTTTATTCTGCTGATCTATCCCGAAACGGTGCAGTCACCGGTGCTGTTCAGCCTGTGCGTCTCACTGTGGGTGACGGTTTGCCTCTGGCTCTCGCTGCATGACCGCACACCGAAGAGCTATATCTTTATGCTGGCGGGTTACAGCGCGGCGATTATGGGCTTTCCCGATGTTGATACGCCGTCAGCGATTATTAATACGGTGATTTCACGAATCGAAGAGATCACGCTGGGGATCCTCTGCAGTACGCTGATTCACCGGCTGCTGTTCCCGGTTTCCATGCACCATCTGCTGGGGCAGAGCGTCAATCACTGGTTCCTGAACGCCCGCAGACTGTGTGACGAACTGATTAGCGGGATGGCGAAGAACAAATCGCTGGAGCGGGAAGATATCCTGATTCAGATGGCTGGCTATCCGCTTAACGTCGAAACGCTGCTGACGCACTGCGTCTATGAGGGCGAGGCCGCCCGAAACGTCATTCGTCTGGTCAGCGTGCAGTATCAGCATCTGACCTATCTGCTGCCAACCCTGACCGCCATTGAGTCACGGCTGGGCGTACTGGCTGAACTGAACATCCGCTTTCCGCCGTGCGTCACCGATGCCTTTCAGCAGTTTCTGTTGTGGCTGCATCATGACCGGGTTAACGATATTAACGGACTGCGGGAAGCGATTGCGGCCACACAGGAGACGCTGGAGCAGGCCTGGCGGGCAGGGGAGCTGGCAACCGAAGAGAGTCTGCTGCTGATAGGGCTGCTGGAACGGATGGCAAACTTTGTGCGTATTGCCGATGCCTATGAGAACGTCAGCGCGCGCGCCGGGGATCTCTACAGTCACGGCGACGGATCCGCGATCCGCAATATCCGGGAGCACCGGCATATCGACAAAGGGCTGCTGCGATTGTCGGCGCTGACCGCTTTTCTCGCGACCTTTCTCTCCAGCCTGTTCTGGATTGGCAGTGGCTGGGCGGATGGCGCGAATGCGCCGCTAATGGCGGCGATTATCAGCTCCTTTTTCGCGGGCGTCGATTCTCCGGTAACGCCGATGAAGCTGTTCGTCAAAGGGGTGATGATTGCGCTGGTGGTCAGTCTGTTTTATATCGCGTTTCTGATCCCGCAGGCCAACACGCTGCAGGCGCTGATGATCTGTCTGCTGCCGGGTCTGATGCTGCTGAGTCTGCTTATCGCCAATCCGGCGACCAATCTGATCGGGCTGAGTGTCGCGATTCAGATCCCGGGCTTTATCGGGCTGAGCCATCACTACGTGCCGAACCTGATCGTGACGCTCAACGCGGCCATCTCTTCAATGACAGGGATTCTGTTTGCGGTCGTGCTGACGGCGTTGATCCGCAATAAACGGCCGTCATGGATTGCCCGACGCGCGGTGCAGCGGGGGCTGCGTGATTTGCTGGGCTTTACCAAACTGGTGGAGCGCAATTCCGCGACGCTGCTTTCCCGGCAGCAATTTATTGCGCGGATGCTCGACAGGGTAAACATCATCCTGCCGCGAAAACGGCTCGATCCGGTGCCCGATATCGTGGTGGGAGGGTATCTGATTACCGAAACCTGGCTGGGCGCAAACTGTTATGACTATTATGCGCGTTACCGTGAGGTTCTGGAGAGGCACGGTATTGAAAGCGGACAGATGTTTCATGAGCTGGCGCTCTATCTGAAGCGCAAAATGAAGTCGCTACAGCTCGCGCCGCATCAGGATCTGCTGGAGGAGCTGGACCTGCTGCTGCTTCGGCTGGAGCGCATCGCCCGGCAGGAGAGTGAGGCCGTTGCACCGCTGATCCATCTGTTTAATATCCGGGTGTCACTGTTTCCGCATCAGCGCTGGCCGGAGTAA